Proteins co-encoded in one Polynucleobacter sp. MWH-UH19D genomic window:
- a CDS encoding SPOR domain-containing protein, translated as MSTSNRNSQYGGTILGFVLGLGAGLGIAFVIAFYLSKNTPQERPGVRAPNLPITIKPSASAEGEAAVANEGPDLNKPLQGKLPAPPSSDPIGDLVSGKKSTDASSSAAASKGDAIYFLQVGAFTKRADADAQKAALAIQGIQAQLSEVTSDGNTLWRVRTGPYASAEESNPARDKLNGMGIKSTLIKTSK; from the coding sequence ATGAGCACTTCAAATCGCAATTCTCAATATGGCGGCACTATTTTGGGTTTTGTTCTTGGATTGGGTGCTGGCTTAGGAATCGCTTTCGTGATTGCTTTCTATCTTTCTAAAAATACCCCACAAGAAAGACCAGGGGTTAGGGCGCCTAATTTGCCTATTACCATTAAACCTTCAGCCTCAGCTGAGGGTGAGGCTGCCGTTGCCAATGAGGGACCAGATTTAAATAAGCCCTTACAAGGAAAACTTCCGGCACCTCCAAGTAGCGACCCAATTGGCGATTTGGTCAGTGGCAAAAAGTCGACCGATGCGAGCAGTTCTGCGGCAGCTTCAAAAGGCGATGCTATTTATTTCTTGCAAGTAGGTGCATTTACAAAGCGCGCTGATGCAGACGCCCAAAAAGCTGCATTAGCCATTCAAGGTATTCAGGCACAGTTAAGTGAGGTAACGAGTGATGGCAATACCTTATGGCGTGTTCGCACCGGACCATATGCCAGCGCCGAAGAGAGCAACCCTGCTCGCGATAAATTAAATGGTATGGGCATTAAATCTACCCTGATTAAAACAAGCAAATAA
- the argS gene encoding arginine--tRNA ligase: protein MLQTNKNRLIEMLSSALNGMAQERGLDEAPPPRLERPKAVDHGDVACNIALQLSKAWKLNPRDLAQALVDRLQKQAGFDQLISSCEIAGPGFINFRLSNTAKTAVVREILSSGVHFGEINQGSEPVARAMIEFVSANPTGPLHVGHGRQAALGDALANLLATQGVKVHREFYYNDAGVQIANLALSVQARLQGLKPGDANWPEQAYNGEYIAEIASAFKASPDYQDDLESIRKFAVAYLRKEQDIDLKTFGVKFDCYYLESSLYTDGSVNQIVQDLQAIGKTYEAEGALWLRTTDDGDDKDRVMRKSDGSFTYFVPDVAYHTSKWNRGFEKVINVQGSDHHGTIVRVRSGLQGVAQKRGWDIPKTYPDYVLHKMVTVMRHGEEVKISKRAGSYVTVRDLIEWSGGVTPEMTAEERELALQRGRDAVRFFLISRKADTEFVFDIDLALAQNDENPVFYVQYAHARISSILQQWGGKLADLTNANLSLLQSKASDHLLRRLAEYPEVLTNAAAELAPHALAFYLRDLAGDFHTFYNADRVLVDDEPLKLARLALLSATRQVLQNGLRVLGVSAPAKM, encoded by the coding sequence ATGTTGCAGACCAATAAAAATCGTTTAATTGAGATGTTGAGCTCGGCCTTAAACGGCATGGCTCAGGAGCGTGGCTTAGATGAAGCCCCACCCCCTCGCTTAGAGCGGCCCAAGGCGGTCGATCATGGAGATGTTGCGTGCAATATTGCTCTCCAGCTGTCCAAGGCCTGGAAGCTCAATCCGCGAGATTTGGCTCAGGCATTGGTAGATCGCTTGCAAAAGCAGGCGGGGTTTGATCAACTCATTTCATCTTGCGAAATTGCTGGACCTGGTTTCATTAATTTCCGTCTCAGCAATACCGCTAAGACAGCAGTTGTTAGAGAGATCCTTTCATCTGGAGTCCATTTTGGCGAGATAAATCAGGGTTCCGAACCGGTTGCTAGGGCCATGATTGAGTTCGTGTCAGCAAACCCAACCGGTCCTTTGCATGTGGGTCATGGTAGACAAGCGGCGCTCGGCGATGCTCTAGCCAATCTTTTGGCCACTCAAGGGGTTAAGGTACATCGCGAGTTTTACTACAACGATGCTGGTGTTCAGATTGCCAATCTTGCATTATCTGTGCAAGCCCGTCTACAAGGACTAAAGCCTGGAGATGCTAATTGGCCCGAGCAGGCTTACAACGGTGAATATATCGCAGAAATTGCCAGTGCTTTTAAGGCATCACCCGATTATCAAGACGACCTGGAATCTATTCGTAAATTTGCAGTGGCATATTTACGTAAGGAACAAGACATTGATTTGAAGACATTTGGTGTGAAATTTGATTGCTATTACCTAGAGTCATCTTTGTATACCGATGGAAGCGTTAATCAGATCGTGCAAGATTTGCAGGCTATCGGAAAAACCTATGAGGCCGAAGGCGCTTTATGGTTGAGGACAACGGATGATGGCGACGATAAAGATCGCGTCATGCGCAAGTCAGATGGAAGCTTTACTTACTTTGTTCCAGACGTGGCTTATCACACCAGCAAATGGAATCGTGGCTTTGAGAAAGTGATTAACGTTCAAGGTAGTGATCACCATGGAACCATTGTGCGTGTTCGCTCTGGTTTGCAGGGCGTAGCGCAAAAGCGGGGATGGGATATTCCAAAGACATATCCAGATTATGTCTTGCATAAGATGGTGACCGTGATGCGTCATGGTGAAGAGGTGAAGATTTCAAAACGTGCAGGTTCTTATGTGACTGTGCGAGATCTGATTGAATGGTCTGGTGGCGTTACTCCTGAAATGACTGCTGAAGAGCGAGAGTTGGCTTTACAGCGTGGTCGTGATGCAGTTCGCTTTTTCTTGATTTCTCGCAAAGCCGATACAGAGTTTGTTTTTGATATTGATTTGGCACTTGCGCAAAATGATGAAAATCCCGTGTTCTATGTACAGTATGCACATGCGCGTATTAGCTCTATATTGCAGCAATGGGGTGGCAAGCTTGCTGATTTAACAAATGCCAATTTATCTTTATTGCAAAGTAAGGCTTCTGACCATTTGTTAAGACGTTTAGCAGAGTACCCAGAGGTATTAACTAATGCAGCAGCAGAGCTAGCGCCGCATGCTCTTGCTTTCTACTTGCGTGATTTGGCTGGTGATTTTCATACTTTCTACAATGCTGATCGTGTATTAGTAGATGATGAGCCACTAAAGCTTGCACGCTTGGCGTTGTTATCAGCAACGCGCCAGGTTCTGCAAAATGGATTAAGAGTGCTAGGGGTATCTGCGCCAGCAAAGATGTAG
- a CDS encoding DUF1840 domain-containing protein gives MIYQFRSKAGPDVIMLADLTKRIFDILGRQLEPRGILTEEQLPTLIATLENAILKDLEERSKVKGEQGETSEKPKLADRLGQRAYPFLELMKQARAKNEPVIWGV, from the coding sequence ATGATCTATCAATTTCGCTCCAAAGCTGGTCCAGACGTCATCATGCTGGCTGATCTGACTAAGCGAATCTTCGACATCTTGGGTCGTCAACTCGAGCCCAGGGGGATTCTGACCGAAGAGCAATTGCCCACGTTAATTGCTACTCTAGAAAACGCCATCTTGAAAGACCTTGAAGAGCGTTCAAAAGTAAAGGGCGAGCAGGGCGAAACATCTGAAAAGCCTAAGTTAGCTGATCGACTTGGTCAAAGGGCGTATCCATTTTTAGAACTCATGAAACAGGCTCGAGCTAAAAACGAGCCTGTGATATGGGGCGTTTAA
- the metH gene encoding methionine synthase produces MTKVENKNQMQTIPAMKLSGLEPFNVTAEVGFVNIGERTNVTGSKAFARMILNNQFDEALAVARQQVENGAQVIDINMDEAMLDSEAAMTRFLNLIASEPDIARVPIMIDSSKWSVIEAGLKCIQGKPIVNSISMKEGEEPFRKQAALIRRYGAATVVMAFDEAGQADTFQRKIEICQRSYDILVNEIGFPAEDIIFDPNIFAIATGIEEHDNYAVDFINATRWIKENLPGAKVSGGVSNVSFSFRGNDRVREAIHTVFLYHAIQAGMDMGIVNAGQLGVYADLDPELRERVEDVVLNRFKEKEGQTPTERLLAIADQFKGDGTKQVENLVWREAPVRERLTHALVHGITTFIEEDTEELRAEIMGAGGRPIEVIEGPLMDGMNVVGDLFGAGKMFLPQVVKSARVMKQAVAMLIPYIEEEKRQHIAAGGEAKAKGKIVMATVKGDVHDIGKNIVTVVLQCNNFEVANMGVMVPCAEILKRAKEENADIVGLSGLITPSLEEMTYVAQEMQRDEYFRSRQIPLMIGGATTSRVHTAVKIAPHYDGPVVYVPDASRSVSVASNLLSDESAKKFIQELRDDYARIREQHANKKATPSISLEAARKNREMINWSAYVPEKPKFIGRRVFKNFSLGDIAKYIDWTPFFQTWDLAGKFPAILDDEVVGEEARKVYADAQGMLDKLIKGQWLQADGVVAFYPANAIGDDIVLYSDEERQHPLFVWHNLRQQSERPVIEGVRRPNRCLADYVAPKDSGVADYVGCFAVTAGHGVDKKVAEFQSKHDDYSAIMLKALADRLAEAFAELMHHRVRTDLWGYATDELLTNDQMINEEYRGIRPAPGYPACPAHEVKEDLMRVIGSEDIGMTLTESLAMNPASSVSGFYLAHPDAQYFNVGKITPEQLEDLAKRRGQSVDDVRRQLASLID; encoded by the coding sequence ATGACTAAGGTAGAAAACAAAAATCAGATGCAAACCATTCCCGCAATGAAGCTCTCTGGTTTAGAGCCATTCAATGTGACTGCCGAAGTGGGATTCGTGAACATTGGGGAGCGCACCAATGTAACGGGCTCCAAAGCGTTTGCGCGAATGATTCTGAATAATCAATTTGATGAAGCGCTTGCGGTAGCACGCCAGCAAGTTGAAAATGGCGCGCAAGTGATTGATATCAATATGGATGAAGCAATGCTTGATTCTGAAGCGGCAATGACACGCTTCCTCAATTTGATTGCTTCTGAACCAGATATTGCACGTGTACCCATCATGATTGACTCCTCGAAATGGAGTGTGATCGAGGCGGGGTTGAAGTGCATACAGGGTAAGCCCATCGTTAATTCGATTTCCATGAAAGAGGGCGAGGAACCCTTTCGTAAGCAAGCAGCCCTAATCCGTCGTTATGGTGCCGCGACGGTTGTCATGGCGTTTGATGAGGCGGGTCAGGCAGATACATTCCAACGCAAGATAGAAATTTGTCAGCGAAGCTATGACATTCTGGTAAACGAGATTGGCTTTCCCGCGGAAGATATTATTTTTGACCCTAATATCTTTGCCATTGCAACGGGTATTGAAGAGCACGATAACTATGCTGTGGATTTCATCAATGCCACTCGTTGGATAAAAGAGAATCTTCCTGGCGCAAAGGTTAGCGGTGGTGTTTCTAATGTAAGTTTTTCTTTCCGTGGAAATGATCGAGTACGAGAGGCGATACATACAGTATTTCTTTACCATGCCATTCAGGCCGGCATGGACATGGGTATCGTCAATGCTGGGCAGCTAGGAGTTTATGCAGATCTCGACCCAGAATTACGTGAGCGTGTTGAAGATGTAGTACTCAATCGTTTTAAGGAAAAAGAAGGTCAAACGCCAACCGAGAGACTTTTGGCAATTGCCGATCAATTTAAAGGCGATGGTACCAAGCAGGTTGAGAATTTAGTATGGCGTGAAGCGCCAGTACGTGAGCGTTTAACGCATGCTTTAGTACATGGCATCACGACATTCATCGAAGAGGATACTGAAGAGTTGCGCGCTGAAATCATGGGTGCGGGTGGCAGACCAATCGAGGTCATTGAAGGCCCGCTCATGGATGGTATGAACGTTGTGGGTGATTTGTTTGGCGCTGGAAAAATGTTCCTGCCTCAAGTAGTAAAGAGCGCACGCGTAATGAAACAAGCTGTAGCCATGCTCATTCCTTATATTGAGGAAGAAAAACGCCAACATATTGCTGCCGGTGGAGAGGCTAAAGCTAAGGGTAAGATTGTGATGGCTACCGTCAAGGGTGACGTTCACGATATTGGTAAAAATATTGTTACGGTAGTGCTTCAGTGCAATAACTTTGAAGTTGCCAATATGGGTGTCATGGTGCCCTGTGCGGAAATCTTAAAGCGCGCTAAAGAAGAGAATGCAGATATTGTTGGTCTCTCAGGGTTGATTACGCCATCGCTTGAAGAGATGACTTATGTTGCACAAGAGATGCAGCGTGATGAATATTTCCGCTCTCGCCAAATTCCTTTGATGATTGGTGGTGCGACTACTTCACGGGTTCACACGGCTGTAAAAATTGCTCCCCATTATGACGGTCCAGTAGTGTATGTGCCCGATGCATCTCGCTCTGTGTCAGTAGCCTCAAATCTCTTGTCAGATGAGAGTGCTAAGAAATTCATTCAAGAGTTAAGAGATGACTATGCTCGTATTCGTGAGCAACATGCAAATAAGAAAGCTACACCGAGTATTTCATTAGAGGCAGCACGTAAAAATCGCGAGATGATCAACTGGTCGGCGTATGTGCCAGAAAAGCCAAAATTTATTGGGCGTCGTGTCTTTAAGAACTTTTCTCTTGGCGATATTGCGAAGTACATTGACTGGACACCATTTTTTCAAACTTGGGATTTAGCGGGTAAATTCCCAGCGATCTTGGATGATGAAGTAGTTGGCGAGGAGGCGCGCAAGGTTTATGCGGATGCTCAGGGCATGTTGGACAAACTCATTAAAGGTCAATGGTTACAGGCTGACGGTGTAGTTGCTTTCTATCCTGCTAATGCCATTGGTGATGACATTGTTTTATATAGCGATGAAGAGCGTCAACATCCCTTATTTGTCTGGCACAACTTACGCCAACAATCCGAGCGTCCAGTGATTGAGGGTGTACGCAGACCGAATCGTTGTCTTGCGGATTATGTTGCACCAAAAGATTCAGGTGTGGCTGATTATGTGGGATGTTTTGCGGTGACCGCTGGTCATGGCGTTGACAAGAAGGTGGCAGAGTTTCAGTCTAAGCATGATGATTACAGCGCGATTATGTTGAAAGCATTGGCAGATCGTTTGGCTGAAGCTTTCGCTGAATTAATGCATCATCGCGTTCGTACAGATCTCTGGGGCTACGCAACCGATGAGCTACTTACTAATGATCAAATGATCAATGAGGAATATCGTGGTATTCGTCCAGCGCCTGGTTATCCTGCGTGCCCTGCACATGAAGTGAAAGAAGACTTAATGCGAGTGATTGGTTCAGAAGATATTGGCATGACCTTAACTGAATCTCTGGCGATGAACCCTGCGTCAAGCGTAAGCGGTTTCTATTTGGCGCATCCCGATGCTCAATATTTCAATGTTGGAAAAATTACTCCTGAGCAGCTTGAGGATTTGGCAAAGCGTCGAGGTCAATCGGTGGATGATGTACGCCGACAACTTGCAAGTTTGATTGATTAA
- a CDS encoding homocysteine S-methyltransferase family protein, with amino-acid sequence MQFNGLSQPYTRGQVLPELLKQRILILDGAMGTMIQQYKLTEADYRGLPGNTRFAEHAGDLKGNNELLVLTQPQIISEIHEKYLDAGADIIETNTFGATSVAQEDYKMPGLAREMNEVSARLARAACDKYSTAEKPRFAAGAIGPTPKTASISPDVNDPGARNITFDALRASYREQIEGLFTGGVDLFLVETIFDTLNAKAALFALDEFFEETGERLPVMISGTVTDASGRILSGQTVEAFWNSLRHIKPLTFGLNCALGAALMRPYIAELARICDAAVSCYPNAGLPNPMSDTGFDETPEITSSLVDGFAKDGLVNLVGGCCGTTPDHIRAIANAVAKRKPRVFYREEVEEA; translated from the coding sequence ATGCAATTTAATGGTTTGTCCCAGCCTTATACCCGCGGCCAGGTGCTTCCTGAGCTTTTAAAGCAGCGCATCCTCATATTGGATGGTGCCATGGGGACCATGATTCAGCAATACAAGTTAACTGAGGCAGATTACCGCGGACTACCAGGTAATACTCGTTTTGCAGAGCACGCTGGCGACCTCAAGGGAAACAACGAATTATTGGTGCTCACACAACCACAAATTATTAGTGAGATCCATGAGAAGTATTTGGATGCTGGCGCTGACATTATTGAAACGAATACATTTGGCGCCACCTCAGTAGCCCAAGAAGATTACAAAATGCCTGGCTTGGCGAGAGAGATGAATGAAGTCTCGGCAAGGCTGGCACGTGCGGCTTGCGATAAATACAGCACTGCAGAAAAACCCCGTTTTGCTGCTGGTGCGATTGGCCCAACTCCAAAAACTGCGAGTATTTCTCCTGATGTGAATGATCCAGGTGCTCGCAATATTACCTTTGATGCTTTGCGTGCTTCATATCGTGAACAAATCGAAGGGCTCTTTACGGGCGGAGTCGATTTATTTTTAGTTGAAACTATTTTCGATACTCTGAATGCAAAAGCAGCGTTGTTCGCTCTGGATGAATTCTTTGAAGAAACGGGCGAGCGCTTACCAGTCATGATTTCTGGAACCGTAACAGATGCCTCCGGAAGAATTCTCTCTGGGCAAACCGTTGAGGCGTTCTGGAATAGCTTGCGCCACATTAAGCCATTGACCTTTGGGCTCAACTGCGCGCTTGGTGCAGCCTTAATGCGACCTTATATTGCCGAGTTAGCCCGTATTTGCGATGCGGCAGTCTCTTGCTATCCAAACGCAGGTTTACCTAACCCGATGAGTGACACTGGATTTGATGAGACTCCTGAAATTACTTCGAGTCTAGTAGACGGTTTTGCGAAAGATGGGTTAGTGAACTTGGTGGGCGGTTGCTGCGGGACTACGCCGGACCATATTCGCGCTATTGCGAATGCTGTTGCAAAACGTAAGCCTAGAGTTTTCTATCGAGAAGAAGTTGAGGAAGCATGA
- a CDS encoding PhaM family polyhydroxyalkanoate granule multifunctional regulatory protein gives MFGTIPEFNQSLEMFKTMWGQGAAGQAGQFPFTTDASKAAGGLGAAFPGMDIEELEKRIKDLKSVENWLNLNLNILKSTIQGLEVQHATMMALKSFGDAVSAASTAATAKAEPSESPKASKPKSRKTATRRPRKAGDPTYLDEVGNSGEQ, from the coding sequence ATGTTTGGAACCATTCCTGAATTCAATCAAAGTCTTGAGATGTTTAAAACCATGTGGGGACAAGGTGCGGCTGGCCAAGCTGGACAGTTTCCTTTCACCACAGATGCCTCAAAGGCGGCAGGGGGACTAGGCGCGGCATTCCCTGGCATGGATATTGAGGAGCTCGAGAAACGCATTAAAGACCTCAAAAGCGTTGAAAACTGGCTCAACCTTAACCTCAATATTTTAAAGTCAACAATTCAGGGGCTTGAAGTGCAACACGCAACAATGATGGCCCTGAAATCATTTGGAGATGCGGTCTCAGCTGCAAGCACAGCAGCAACTGCAAAAGCAGAGCCCAGTGAGAGCCCTAAAGCAAGTAAGCCTAAATCACGGAAAACCGCAACACGCCGTCCTCGCAAAGCCGGCGATCCAACTTACCTTGACGAAGTAGGTAATTCAGGTGAGCAATAG
- a CDS encoding MBL fold metallo-hydrolase: protein MSNQHQAANESAIHYPLGDQLPPIGQSIEVAPGVRWLRMRLPFALDHINLWLLRDQFDGVEGWTIVDCGIANDETKASWESIFSTQLEGLPVLRVLVTHMHPDHIGLSQWLCEKWNVPLWISMTDYLTAQWLSCKEGGVAVGARAGSGGSADHFQKHGLTAPEDLEKIRARSNYYSNMVPGVPRQYRRILDGELISIGGHDWQVIMGYGHAPEHASLFCKDLNVLISGDMLLPRISTNVSVYDADPDADPLGLYLQSLKKYLPLPDDALVLPSHGKPFIGIKPRVAQLNAHHDERLADALKACQKPTTARELVPVLFKRELDIHQLTFAMGEAIAHLNYLLRQGKLDRRLCEDGVLRFSVI, encoded by the coding sequence ATGAGTAATCAACATCAAGCTGCAAATGAATCCGCTATTCATTATCCATTAGGTGATCAACTTCCGCCAATTGGTCAAAGCATTGAAGTTGCTCCAGGGGTTCGTTGGTTGCGGATGAGGCTGCCATTCGCCTTAGACCACATTAATCTTTGGTTATTACGCGATCAATTTGATGGGGTTGAAGGTTGGACAATTGTTGATTGTGGTATCGCAAATGATGAAACGAAAGCATCGTGGGAATCTATTTTTTCAACTCAATTAGAAGGCTTGCCAGTGTTACGCGTGCTTGTGACGCATATGCATCCAGATCACATTGGCTTATCTCAATGGCTATGTGAAAAATGGAATGTCCCTTTATGGATTTCAATGACTGACTATTTGACGGCGCAGTGGTTAAGTTGTAAAGAAGGGGGTGTAGCAGTTGGTGCGCGTGCGGGCAGTGGTGGTTCAGCTGATCATTTTCAAAAGCATGGATTAACTGCACCAGAAGATTTGGAAAAGATACGGGCCCGCTCAAATTACTACAGCAATATGGTTCCCGGTGTTCCGCGTCAATATCGTCGGATACTTGATGGCGAGTTGATCTCAATCGGTGGGCATGATTGGCAAGTCATTATGGGTTATGGTCATGCGCCAGAACATGCATCACTTTTTTGTAAAGACCTCAATGTACTCATTTCTGGAGACATGCTGTTGCCGCGCATCTCTACGAACGTTAGCGTTTATGATGCAGATCCAGATGCAGATCCATTGGGCTTATATTTGCAATCACTTAAAAAGTATTTGCCATTACCGGATGATGCATTGGTATTGCCATCTCATGGCAAACCTTTCATTGGAATTAAACCTAGAGTAGCCCAGTTAAATGCGCATCATGACGAGCGCCTTGCAGATGCGCTAAAAGCCTGTCAAAAGCCTACGACTGCTCGTGAGCTTGTGCCAGTTCTATTTAAGCGCGAGCTCGACATTCACCAACTGACTTTTGCAATGGGAGAGGCTATTGCTCACCTGAATTACCTACTTCGTCAAGGTAAGTTGGATCGCCGGCTTTGCGAGGACGGCGTGTTGCGGTTTTCCGTGATTTAG
- a CDS encoding DUF1289 domain-containing protein, which yields MTTVPSPCINWCDINPENGYCRGCYRTLSEISDWSELSNEEKLKIWEVITTGKLQVTK from the coding sequence TTGACAACGGTTCCATCACCCTGCATCAACTGGTGCGACATTAACCCTGAAAACGGCTATTGTCGGGGCTGTTATCGCACGCTCTCGGAAATTTCAGATTGGTCGGAACTTTCAAATGAAGAAAAACTAAAGATTTGGGAAGTCATTACTACTGGCAAACTACAAGTCACAAAGTAA
- a CDS encoding MDR family oxidoreductase, protein MFKAILINKDDQGYRAELGQVDETSLPEGDVRVKVLYSTLNYKDGLAITGKGPVVRSFPMVPGIDFAGEVIESASPDFKVGDKVLLNGWGVGEGHWGGLAQQARVKSEWLIPLPKGFNAKQALAIGTAGYTAMLCVMALQKHGLKPSDGEVLVTGAAGGVGSFAITLLSKLGFTVVASTGRMAEADYLKKLGATEVIDRASLSAPGKPLAKERWAAVLDSVGSHTLANACAQTKSNGAVAACGLAQGMDFPATVAPFILRGITLYGINSVTVPREKRIAAYEQLSQLVDLKTLEEISHEITLEESLKYAQELMLGNVRGRLIVDVNR, encoded by the coding sequence ATGTTTAAAGCAATCTTGATTAATAAGGATGACCAAGGATATAGAGCTGAGCTTGGGCAGGTTGATGAAACCAGCCTTCCGGAGGGCGATGTCAGGGTAAAAGTGCTCTACTCCACCCTAAATTACAAGGATGGTCTTGCAATTACTGGGAAAGGTCCTGTGGTGCGGAGTTTTCCAATGGTTCCTGGGATTGATTTTGCTGGAGAGGTAATAGAAAGTGCTAGCCCTGACTTTAAGGTAGGCGACAAGGTACTTTTAAATGGCTGGGGAGTGGGAGAAGGTCACTGGGGTGGTTTAGCCCAACAAGCACGCGTGAAATCAGAGTGGCTGATTCCATTGCCAAAGGGCTTTAACGCAAAACAAGCACTTGCAATTGGTACGGCTGGATATACCGCGATGTTGTGCGTGATGGCTTTACAAAAGCATGGGCTCAAGCCAAGCGACGGTGAAGTGCTGGTCACCGGCGCTGCGGGCGGCGTCGGTAGCTTTGCCATTACCTTATTAAGTAAGCTAGGGTTTACGGTTGTTGCTAGCACAGGGCGTATGGCTGAGGCGGACTATCTGAAAAAATTAGGTGCCACCGAAGTGATTGATCGTGCCAGCTTGTCAGCACCAGGTAAGCCTTTAGCTAAAGAGCGTTGGGCGGCAGTATTAGATAGTGTAGGCAGCCATACGCTTGCAAATGCTTGCGCACAAACCAAGAGTAATGGTGCGGTTGCTGCTTGTGGTCTTGCGCAAGGCATGGACTTTCCTGCTACTGTTGCGCCATTTATATTGCGGGGTATTACCCTGTATGGAATTAATAGTGTTACTGTGCCTCGTGAAAAACGTATTGCCGCTTATGAGCAATTAAGCCAATTGGTAGATTTAAAGACCTTAGAGGAAATTTCGCATGAAATTACTTTAGAAGAATCTTTAAAGTATGCTCAAGAGCTGATGCTTGGAAATGTTCGTGGTCGTTTGATTGTGGATGTGAATCGCTAA
- a CDS encoding flavin reductase family protein, which produces MAPFTSQELRKGFASFATGVTVITCTDEDGNPHGITISSFNTVSLEPPLILWSLKKHSRLMPWVEVGKKHLIHVLERSQESLAMHFATVKVNQFSQIDHQLADSGLTQINDCVAYYECETVSVHVGGDHNIIVAKVIQLKNYPEKEPLIFARSKFVGLDFSEAKTS; this is translated from the coding sequence ATGGCCCCATTTACATCTCAAGAGTTACGTAAAGGATTCGCATCTTTTGCAACTGGGGTCACTGTCATTACCTGCACTGATGAAGATGGAAATCCGCACGGTATTACGATTAGCTCATTTAATACCGTCTCTCTTGAGCCACCGTTAATTTTATGGAGCCTAAAGAAGCATTCTCGCTTAATGCCATGGGTCGAGGTGGGCAAAAAACATTTAATTCACGTGCTAGAGCGCTCACAAGAATCTTTAGCGATGCACTTTGCAACTGTCAAGGTCAATCAATTTTCACAAATTGATCATCAACTTGCCGATAGCGGATTAACCCAAATCAATGATTGCGTTGCCTACTATGAATGCGAAACTGTCTCCGTTCATGTTGGCGGAGATCACAACATCATTGTTGCCAAAGTCATTCAGTTAAAAAATTATCCCGAAAAAGAGCCGCTCATTTTTGCTAGAAGCAAATTTGTTGGTTTAGATTTTTCTGAAGCTAAAACTAGCTAA
- a CDS encoding glutathione S-transferase N-terminal domain-containing protein, whose translation MMRLWGRKSSINVQKVLWCLAELGLKEGVDFERIDAGLQFGKVRTPEFLKLNPNGLVPTLEDKGLVLWESNTIMRYLASQYNQNNRFPTDVSSQYSSEKWMDWQVGTLWPILRPAFIGLTRVPVAEQNHELILKSYQETNQLFEVLDQTLASQAFCSGERFHLGDIVLSLCVHRWILINNTFAKETGPRANLQNIDRWLIRIKTETHFEEFAEKELNIINK comes from the coding sequence ATGATGCGTTTATGGGGGCGAAAAAGCTCTATTAATGTTCAAAAAGTATTGTGGTGTCTTGCTGAATTGGGCCTCAAAGAAGGCGTTGATTTTGAACGAATTGATGCTGGCCTTCAGTTTGGGAAAGTGCGTACCCCCGAGTTCTTAAAGCTAAATCCAAATGGTCTAGTACCCACACTTGAAGACAAAGGCCTTGTGCTGTGGGAGTCTAATACCATCATGCGTTACTTGGCATCACAGTACAACCAGAATAATCGCTTTCCTACAGATGTTTCATCTCAATACAGCTCTGAAAAATGGATGGACTGGCAAGTGGGTACGCTGTGGCCTATTTTGCGCCCTGCTTTCATCGGTCTTACACGAGTTCCAGTAGCAGAGCAAAATCATGAATTAATTCTGAAGTCTTATCAAGAAACAAATCAGCTATTTGAAGTGCTTGATCAAACCTTAGCCTCGCAAGCATTTTGCTCTGGAGAAAGATTTCATCTAGGTGATATCGTTCTTAGCTTGTGCGTGCATCGCTGGATCTTAATTAATAATACATTTGCAAAAGAAACTGGTCCACGAGCAAATTTACAAAATATCGATCGCTGGTTAATTCGTATCAAGACTGAAACGCATTTTGAAGAATTTGCCGAGAAAGAGCTCAATATCATTAACAAGTGA